In one Triticum dicoccoides isolate Atlit2015 ecotype Zavitan unplaced genomic scaffold, WEW_v2.0 scaffold15110, whole genome shotgun sequence genomic region, the following are encoded:
- the LOC119344046 gene encoding uncharacterized protein LOC119344046 translates to MDAAAAADAAAAAAAAADPTLDFDPDELRAVYESTSPYIAGFFPSSPGVIVMSTNRHDVVAVHSELISDDPEYLPKIVRYYSNNTEARVDAVAKLPADVTVLFAKRKGERLPDIGFSNLDPQEGVSEKVVTFFPYMDTVAMFKGHIGLRNATSRDVRAPEQEVQPSSINTFTFTAPYASVSFRKDGNEHDPDLLETRLMTLGAPVFNLNGQIVGILSDVGIDCSLKFARKAVYLGEVRSQLRGEQVNWLKGEEKVRRGL, encoded by the exons ATggatgctgctgccgctgctgatgccgccgccgctgctgctgccgctgctgatcccacGCTG GATTTTGACCCAGATGAACTCAGAGCTGTCTATGAAAGTACCTCACCTTACATAGCGGGGTTTTTTCCGTCTTCTCCAGGAGTCATTGTTATGTCAACCAACAGACATGATGTGGTTGCTGTTCACTCAGAGTTGATTAGCGATGACCCTGAATACCTTCCTAAAATAGTTCGGTATTATTCTAATAATACCGAAGCTCGTGTTGACGCAGTGGCAAAACTTCCTGCTGATGTTACAGTCTTGTTTGCAAAGCGCAAGGGTGAGCGATTGCCTGACATTGGATTTTCAAACCTGGATCCCCAAGAAGGTGTGTCTGAGAAAGTGGTGACATTTTTCCCATACATGGACACAGTGGCTATGTTCAAGGGACACATTGG GTTAAGGAATGCCACATCCAGGGACGTGAGGGCACCAGAGCAGGAGGTTCAGCCATCATCCATCAACACATTCACCTTTACTGCCCCGTATGCATCCGTTAGCTTCAGGAAAGATGGTAATGAGCATGATCCTGATCTACTGGAGACACGCTTAATGACTCTTGGCGCTCCTGTGTTCAACTTAAATGGCCAGATTGTAGGTATATTGAGTGATGTCGGTATTGATTGTAGTCTGAAATTTGCGAGGAAAGCAGTATACTTAGGTGAAGTCCGTTCACAACTGCGGGGCGAGCAAGTCAATTGGCTGAAG GGGGAAGAGAAGGTGAGACGTGGTTTGTGA